A genomic window from Chaetodon auriga isolate fChaAug3 chromosome 13, fChaAug3.hap1, whole genome shotgun sequence includes:
- the fhip1b gene encoding FHF complex subunit HOOK-interacting protein 1B isoform X2 — protein MSWLSRLNPRGPGSRSGRSAAPSSPCTADPETCLMVFENHWRQVSWVLEQHEPSSSSDDLTAVRNHTDQMLCLLAEERPAESSEGGASVPPMGPILELVVTENILECLVQWHLRRGLDPDSQGALLKLFEMLIGQSQQPLLQHTAVLHPLLRLLGACADPELGCPSALENSLVLLLNQVCVSMARQPVVLEMLFRAAPAQQGSTNLLIFSLLVPFIHRDGAIGQQARDALLLVMAASASHEAVARYIAENSYFCPVLATGLSALYSSLPRKIEVRGDDWHALRREDWMGVSSLVLFMNSLEFCNAVVQVAHPLVRSQLLDYLHNGFLVPVIGPALHKSSVDEMIASTAYLDLFLRSVSETSLLKTFLRFILLHHHDNDTILDTLLTRISSNSRLCMVSLSLFRTLLSLNCEDVMLQLVLRYLLPCTHVMLSQRRAIRETDLYGKSADKFLSLIPECCRLSAASSAERDEDGAFWGKVLNSPSTESPAPPRPSTPSRLAFFMRQQSSGGGSGGGGPSTPTSMEPLQSGSSSSHPLSPDSPMHQQQGHTECLDWDSGYLEYLKDARRGIEFCSWACRDWSAPYDGENPSPTTVPPPPPPPTSNPSMAMFPEHFSFQQGGNSNTPPGQQRAAIVAAARSEWSSSERDSGEWDVTIGKNNCISLTPRSKKRSLQREELLPKPVPQLVPSASSSATPLLTSHPASSPASHVPTSAITVSYQAMYNGTMGQGDGCSDNRDRGLEVKKVKRDLGEQQYLDENANQNGSLVTCPSQSCTALPQSMFSNSEMSDAKSLCSNQIPPQSSITQPTSDTKLLTGDTSNPHSLSSDLPEGNQAQQSVESLIQELLEQAPGEPQLSGDSNGQGISIEAFTQELRELEDRVKERSRAACLQEETSRESLSAERQEEEQQLSSALEGKLTGDTKGEGSMVGLCSPVRPLNQPASHPYTVSSF, from the exons ATGAGCTGGCTGAGCAGGCTGAACCCACGGGGTCCCGGGAGTCGGTCTGGCCGGAGTGCCGCCCCCTCCAGCCCCTGCACCGCTGACCCGGAGACCTGCCTCATGgtgtttgagaaccactggagACAG GTCTCTTGGGTGTTAGAGCAACACGAGCCTTCGTCCTCCAGTGATGACCTGACGGCTGTGAGGAATCACACCGACCAGATGTTATGTCTGCTGGCAGAGGAGCGGCCCGCTGAGAGCTCAGAGGGCGGCGCCAGTGTGCCGCCCATGGGCCCCATACTGGAGCTCGTGGTCACTGAGAATATTCTGGAGTGCCTGGTTCAGTGGCATCTCCGCCGCGGTCTGGACCCGGACAGCCAGGGGGCACTGCTCAAGCTGTTTGAGATGCTCATTGGCCAGTCacagcagcctctgctgcagcacacgGCCGTCCTCCACCCCCTGCTGAGGCTACTGGGAGCATGCGCCGATCCAGAACTTGGTTGTCCTTCAGCGCTAGAAAACAGCCTGgtactgctgctgaatcag GTCTGTGTGTCCATGGCCCGGCAGCCTGTGGTTCTAGAGATGCTGTTTCGGGCGGCGCCGGCTCAGCAGGGCTCCACCAATCTGCTGATCTTCTCTCTCCTCGTGCCATTCATCCACCGGGACGGAGCCATCGGACAGCAGGCCCGAGACGCGCTGCTGCTGGTCATGGCGGCCTCAGCCAGCCACGAGGCTGTGGCACGTTACATCGCTGAGAACTCCTACTTCTGCCCG gtGTTGGCGACAGGCCTCAGCGCTCTCTACTCCTCTCTGCCCAGGAAGATTGAGGTCCGGGGAGACGACTGGCATGCCCTGCGGCGGGAGGACTGGATGGGCGTGTCATCGCTCGTGCTGTTCATGAACTCGCTGGAGTTCTGCAACGCTGTGGTGCAGGTCGCTCATCCCCTGGTCCGCTCCCAGCTCCTGGACTACCTCCACAACGGCTTCCTGGTCCCTGTCATTGGCCCTGCGCTGCATAAG tcaTCGGTGGATGAGATGATTGCCAGCACCGCCTACCTGGATCTTTTCCTGCGCAGCGTGTCGGAGACTTCGCTCCTCAAAACCTTCCTGCGTTTCATCCTGCTGCATCATCACGATAACGACACTATCCTGGACACACTGCTCACACGCATCAGCAGCAATTCGAGG ctctgcATGGTATCATTGAGCCTCTTCAGGACTCTTCTCTCTCTTAACTGTGAAGACGTCATGCTGCAGCTCGTTCTCAG GTATCTGCTGCCCTGTACGCATGTAATGCTGAGTCAGCGTCGCGCTATCAGGGAGACTGACTTGTACGGAAAGTCAGCGGACAAGTTCCTGTCGCTGATTCCAGAGTGCTGCCGGCTCAGTGCGGCGTCCTCTGCTGAGCGGGACGAGGACGGTGCATTCTGGGGCAAAG TACTGAACAGTCCCAGCACAGAGTCTCCAGCCCCACCCAGACCCAGCACTCCATCTCGCTTAGCCTTCTTCATGCGCCAACAGAGCAGTGGGGGTGGATCAGGAGGCGGGGGTCCCTCTACCCCCACCAGCATGGAGCCACTGCAGTCGGGTTCTTCCAGCTCCCACCCCCTGTCCCCTGACAGCCCGATGCATCAGCAGCAGGGTCACACAGAGTGTCTGGACTGGGATTCGGGTTACCTGGAGTACCTCAAAGACGCCCGGCGGGGCATCGAGTTTTGCTCCTGGGCCTGCCGTGACTGGTCGGCACCCTATGATGGAGAAAACCCCTCCCCGACCACAGTCCCTCCACCGCCACCTCCCCCTACCTCCAATCCCTCCATGGCAATGTTCCCTGAGCACTTCTCTTTtcagcagggaggaaacagTAACACCCCTCCaggacagcagagggcagcCATAGTGGCGGCAGCACGATCCGAGTGGAGCAGCTCAGAGCGGGACAGCGGAGAGTGGGACGTTACCATTGGCAAAAACAACTGCATCAGCCTCACACCGCGCTCCAAGAAAcgcagcctgcagagagaggagctcCTGCCAAAGCCTGTACCTCAACTCGTCCCCTCCGCCTCATCTTCAGCCACCCCTTTATTGACCTCTCACCCCGCCTCGTCCCCAGCTTCTCACGTTCCAACGTCTGCCATCACTGTTAGCTACCAGGCCATGTATAACGGAACAATGGGGCAGGGGGACGGGTGCTCAGATAATCGGGACAGAGGACTGGAGGTaaagaaagtgaagagagaCTTGGGGGAGCAGCAGTATTTGGATGAAAACGCGAATCAAAATGGATCCCTTGTCACCTGTCCCTCCCAAAGCTGCACTGCTCTCCCACAGTCCATGTTTAGCAACAGTGAAATGAGCGATGCAAAATCTCTTTGCTCGAACCAGATTCCCCCTCAGAGCTCCATCACCCAGCCAACGTCTGACACCAAACTGCTGACTGGCGACACCTCAAATCCACACAGTTTATCCTCAGATCTTCCAGAAGGTAACCAGGCGCAACAATCTGTAGAGAGTCTTatccaggagctgctggagcaggcGCCAGGAGAACCACAGCTTTCCGGAGACTCCAACGGCCAGGGCATCAGCATCGAGGCCTTCACACAGGAGCTGAGGGAGCTGGAGGACCGGGTGAAGGAGcgcagcagagcagcatgccTGCAGGAGGAAACGTCCAGGGAGTCCCTGTCGGCTGAGCGGCAGGAAGAGGAACAGCAGCTGTCCTCGGCCCTGGAGGGGAAGCTGACAGGAGACACAAAGGGAGAAGGGTCTATGGTGGGCCTATGTAGTCCCGTCCGACCCCTAAATCAGCCGGCCTCTCATCCGTACACAG TCTCATCCTTCTGA
- the cnga4 gene encoding cyclic nucleotide-gated channel alpha-4, with product MIFPIVYNSVIIILRTCFTTIALSYLPVWLTLDYLADIMYMADMIITVHTGYLDQGILVKDLTQLKKRYLHSKRFLKDLASLLPTDFLYFVFGIQTPLVRINRLLRMPRLNEALDRMETRTSYPNTFRISKLMIYIFVLIHWNACLYFALSSYIGFGSDRWVYPNITNPEFASMRRQYFYCFWFSAQIFTTVGDTPLPKREEEYLFMIADLLIAVLVFASIVGNVGNVITSLRDRDNVFFPNHELVKAYLRSHHISKELRQRIDNWYQHLHINKKIMRENEILQQLPVHLRTEIAVSVHLPTLSKVTIFQSCEKSLLEELVLKLTPQVFSPGEYVCRKGDVGHEMYIIREGKLAVVADDGVTEFAVLSEGNFFGEISILNIKGNKSGNRRTANIRSIGHSDLFSLSKEDLTDVLSEFPAAKRHLEEKGRQILTKMGMLEDSEEGEEREAEKVETKIKRLESKLEILQTKLARLMVELESSNCKMQTRVEQLEREVAAVGSQLPEHGEEGERAQGRGEGVGGEVGWEREEAEGEEEEGSDAKVKKQGQGEDGNEVTKEGDGESTKSTKEDVERMAEGDKSGPEEHGRIVPNTVDKCGSSRQNKVQKLHD from the exons ATGATCTTTCCAATTGTCTACAACTCAGTGATCATCATTTTGAG GACATGCTTCACTACAATTGCACTGAGTTACCTTCCTGTGTGGCTCACACTGGACTATCTGGCAGACATCATGTATATGGCTGACATGATCATCACTGTTCACAcag GTTACTTGGATCAGGGCATCCTGGTCAAGGACCTAACTCAGCTGAAGAAGCGCTATCTGCACTCTAAACGTTTCTTAAAGGACCTTGCTTCCCTGTTGCCCACCGACTTCCTCTACTTTGTTTTTGGCATCCAAACTCCGCTGGTGAGGATCAACCGCCTTCTGCGTATGCCGCGACTCAACGAGGCCCTGGATCGCATGGAGACAAGAACCTCCTACCCCAACACCTTCCGCATCTCCAAGCTCATGATCTACATCTTTGTGTTGATCCACTGGAATGCCTGTCTCTACTTTGCACTGTCGAGCTACATCGGCTTTGGAAGTGATCGTTGGGTCTACCCTAACATCACAAATCCAGAGTTTGCCTCCATGCGTcgtcagtacttttactgcttcTGGTTCTCTGCCCAGATTTTCACCACAGTAGGAGACACCCCCCTACCAAAAAGGGAAGAAGAGTATTTGTTTATGATTGCAGACCTGCTCATTGCTGTGCTAGTTTTTGCATCAATTGTTGGCAATGTCGGCAATGTCATCACAAGCCTAAGGGACCGTGATAATGTCTTCTTCCCTAACCATGAGCTG gTAAAGGCATACTTGCGTAGCCATCACATTAGCAAGGAGCTTCGACAGCGCATCGACAACTGGTATCAGCACCTTCACATCAACAAGAAGATCATGCGAGAGAATGaaatcctgcagcagctgcctgtaCACCTGAGAACAGAGATCGCTGTCAGTGTTCACCTCCCAACACTCTCCAAAGTCACCATCTTCCAGAGCTGTGAGAAAagtctgctggaggagctggtgcTTAAACTAACACCTCAG GTGTTCAGTCCAGGAGAGTACGTCTGCAGGAAAGGAGATGTAGGCCATGAAATGTACATCATCAGAGAGGGAAAACTTGCAGTTGTTGCAGATGATGGGGTCACAGAGTTTGCTGTACTCAGTGAAGGGAATTTCTTTGGGGAAATTAGTATTCTCAATATCAAAG gtAACAAATCAGGCAATCGTCGCACTGCCAACATCCGAAGCATTGGCCACTCTGACCTGTTCAGCTTGTCCAAAGAGGACCTGACAGACGTGCTGTCCGAGTTCCCTGCAGCCAAGCGTCACCTGGAGGAGAAAGGCCGACAGATCCTCACTAAAATGGGCATGttggaggacagtgaggagggggaggagagggaggcagagaaagtcGAAACCAAGATAAAAAGACTGGAGAGCAAATTGGAAATCTTGCAAACAAAACTCGCTCGACTTATGGTGGAATTAGAGTCCAGCAACTGCAAGATGCAGACCAgggtggagcagctggagagggaggtggCAGCAGTGGGCTCTCAGCTGCCAGAACAtggggaagaaggagaaagagcacAGGGAAGAGGTGAAGGGGTGGGAGGAGAGGTTGggtgggagagagaagaggcagagggCGAAGAAGAGGAAGGTTCGGATGCAAAGGTAAAAAAACAGGGACAGGGAGAAGATGGTAATGAGGTGACcaaagagggagatggagagagcacCAAAAGCACAAAAGAGGATGTGGAAAGGATGGCAGAGGGAGATAAATCTGGACCAGAAGAAC ATGGCAGAATTGTGCCCAACACCGTAGATAAATGTGGATCATCAAGACAGAACAAGGTGCAGAAACTACATGATTGA
- the fhip1b gene encoding FHF complex subunit HOOK-interacting protein 1B isoform X1, which produces MSWLSRLNPRGPGSRSGRSAAPSSPCTADPETCLMVFENHWRQVSWVLEQHEPSSSSDDLTAVRNHTDQMLCLLAEERPAESSEGGASVPPMGPILELVVTENILECLVQWHLRRGLDPDSQGALLKLFEMLIGQSQQPLLQHTAVLHPLLRLLGACADPELGCPSALENSLVLLLNQVCVSMARQPVVLEMLFRAAPAQQGSTNLLIFSLLVPFIHRDGAIGQQARDALLLVMAASASHEAVARYIAENSYFCPVLATGLSALYSSLPRKIEVRGDDWHALRREDWMGVSSLVLFMNSLEFCNAVVQVAHPLVRSQLLDYLHNGFLVPVIGPALHKSSVDEMIASTAYLDLFLRSVSETSLLKTFLRFILLHHHDNDTILDTLLTRISSNSRLCMVSLSLFRTLLSLNCEDVMLQLVLRYLLPCTHVMLSQRRAIRETDLYGKSADKFLSLIPECCRLSAASSAERDEDGAFWGKVLNSPSTESPAPPRPSTPSRLAFFMRQQSSGGGSGGGGPSTPTSMEPLQSGSSSSHPLSPDSPMHQQQGHTECLDWDSGYLEYLKDARRGIEFCSWACRDWSAPYDGENPSPTTVPPPPPPPTSNPSMAMFPEHFSFQQGGNSNTPPGQQRAAIVAAARSEWSSSERDSGEWDVTIGKNNCISLTPRSKKRSLQREELLPKPVPQLVPSASSSATPLLTSHPASSPASHVPTSAITVSYQAMYNGTMGQGDGCSDNRDRGLEVKKVKRDLGEQQYLDENANQNGSLVTCPSQSCTALPQSMFSNSEMSDAKSLCSNQIPPQSSITQPTSDTKLLTGDTSNPHSLSSDLPEGNQAQQSVESLIQELLEQAPGEPQLSGDSNGQGISIEAFTQELRELEDRVKERSRAACLQEETSRESLSAERQEEEQQLSSALEGKLTGDTKGEGSMVGLCSPVRPLNQPASHPYTGPFMVVLFAKLENMLQNSLYVNILLTGIVAQLACYPQPLLRSFLLNTNMVFQPSVKSLIQVLGSVKNRIEAFAASHEDFPAMLKKAQQYLVARGKVDWTDSPAAVPPLRRSDSLVKSRKPSLGDLILRHTNSPTRARHAAQLALAHVRDGGQSLHSALFRGGGGGGASGLEKQAEALRVKNAVYCAVIFCEFLKELAALAQEHAVTLPFPHSQGAEE; this is translated from the exons ATGAGCTGGCTGAGCAGGCTGAACCCACGGGGTCCCGGGAGTCGGTCTGGCCGGAGTGCCGCCCCCTCCAGCCCCTGCACCGCTGACCCGGAGACCTGCCTCATGgtgtttgagaaccactggagACAG GTCTCTTGGGTGTTAGAGCAACACGAGCCTTCGTCCTCCAGTGATGACCTGACGGCTGTGAGGAATCACACCGACCAGATGTTATGTCTGCTGGCAGAGGAGCGGCCCGCTGAGAGCTCAGAGGGCGGCGCCAGTGTGCCGCCCATGGGCCCCATACTGGAGCTCGTGGTCACTGAGAATATTCTGGAGTGCCTGGTTCAGTGGCATCTCCGCCGCGGTCTGGACCCGGACAGCCAGGGGGCACTGCTCAAGCTGTTTGAGATGCTCATTGGCCAGTCacagcagcctctgctgcagcacacgGCCGTCCTCCACCCCCTGCTGAGGCTACTGGGAGCATGCGCCGATCCAGAACTTGGTTGTCCTTCAGCGCTAGAAAACAGCCTGgtactgctgctgaatcag GTCTGTGTGTCCATGGCCCGGCAGCCTGTGGTTCTAGAGATGCTGTTTCGGGCGGCGCCGGCTCAGCAGGGCTCCACCAATCTGCTGATCTTCTCTCTCCTCGTGCCATTCATCCACCGGGACGGAGCCATCGGACAGCAGGCCCGAGACGCGCTGCTGCTGGTCATGGCGGCCTCAGCCAGCCACGAGGCTGTGGCACGTTACATCGCTGAGAACTCCTACTTCTGCCCG gtGTTGGCGACAGGCCTCAGCGCTCTCTACTCCTCTCTGCCCAGGAAGATTGAGGTCCGGGGAGACGACTGGCATGCCCTGCGGCGGGAGGACTGGATGGGCGTGTCATCGCTCGTGCTGTTCATGAACTCGCTGGAGTTCTGCAACGCTGTGGTGCAGGTCGCTCATCCCCTGGTCCGCTCCCAGCTCCTGGACTACCTCCACAACGGCTTCCTGGTCCCTGTCATTGGCCCTGCGCTGCATAAG tcaTCGGTGGATGAGATGATTGCCAGCACCGCCTACCTGGATCTTTTCCTGCGCAGCGTGTCGGAGACTTCGCTCCTCAAAACCTTCCTGCGTTTCATCCTGCTGCATCATCACGATAACGACACTATCCTGGACACACTGCTCACACGCATCAGCAGCAATTCGAGG ctctgcATGGTATCATTGAGCCTCTTCAGGACTCTTCTCTCTCTTAACTGTGAAGACGTCATGCTGCAGCTCGTTCTCAG GTATCTGCTGCCCTGTACGCATGTAATGCTGAGTCAGCGTCGCGCTATCAGGGAGACTGACTTGTACGGAAAGTCAGCGGACAAGTTCCTGTCGCTGATTCCAGAGTGCTGCCGGCTCAGTGCGGCGTCCTCTGCTGAGCGGGACGAGGACGGTGCATTCTGGGGCAAAG TACTGAACAGTCCCAGCACAGAGTCTCCAGCCCCACCCAGACCCAGCACTCCATCTCGCTTAGCCTTCTTCATGCGCCAACAGAGCAGTGGGGGTGGATCAGGAGGCGGGGGTCCCTCTACCCCCACCAGCATGGAGCCACTGCAGTCGGGTTCTTCCAGCTCCCACCCCCTGTCCCCTGACAGCCCGATGCATCAGCAGCAGGGTCACACAGAGTGTCTGGACTGGGATTCGGGTTACCTGGAGTACCTCAAAGACGCCCGGCGGGGCATCGAGTTTTGCTCCTGGGCCTGCCGTGACTGGTCGGCACCCTATGATGGAGAAAACCCCTCCCCGACCACAGTCCCTCCACCGCCACCTCCCCCTACCTCCAATCCCTCCATGGCAATGTTCCCTGAGCACTTCTCTTTtcagcagggaggaaacagTAACACCCCTCCaggacagcagagggcagcCATAGTGGCGGCAGCACGATCCGAGTGGAGCAGCTCAGAGCGGGACAGCGGAGAGTGGGACGTTACCATTGGCAAAAACAACTGCATCAGCCTCACACCGCGCTCCAAGAAAcgcagcctgcagagagaggagctcCTGCCAAAGCCTGTACCTCAACTCGTCCCCTCCGCCTCATCTTCAGCCACCCCTTTATTGACCTCTCACCCCGCCTCGTCCCCAGCTTCTCACGTTCCAACGTCTGCCATCACTGTTAGCTACCAGGCCATGTATAACGGAACAATGGGGCAGGGGGACGGGTGCTCAGATAATCGGGACAGAGGACTGGAGGTaaagaaagtgaagagagaCTTGGGGGAGCAGCAGTATTTGGATGAAAACGCGAATCAAAATGGATCCCTTGTCACCTGTCCCTCCCAAAGCTGCACTGCTCTCCCACAGTCCATGTTTAGCAACAGTGAAATGAGCGATGCAAAATCTCTTTGCTCGAACCAGATTCCCCCTCAGAGCTCCATCACCCAGCCAACGTCTGACACCAAACTGCTGACTGGCGACACCTCAAATCCACACAGTTTATCCTCAGATCTTCCAGAAGGTAACCAGGCGCAACAATCTGTAGAGAGTCTTatccaggagctgctggagcaggcGCCAGGAGAACCACAGCTTTCCGGAGACTCCAACGGCCAGGGCATCAGCATCGAGGCCTTCACACAGGAGCTGAGGGAGCTGGAGGACCGGGTGAAGGAGcgcagcagagcagcatgccTGCAGGAGGAAACGTCCAGGGAGTCCCTGTCGGCTGAGCGGCAGGAAGAGGAACAGCAGCTGTCCTCGGCCCTGGAGGGGAAGCTGACAGGAGACACAAAGGGAGAAGGGTCTATGGTGGGCCTATGTAGTCCCGTCCGACCCCTAAATCAGCCGGCCTCTCATCCGTACACAG GTCCATTCATGGTGGTCCTGTTTGCCAAGCTGGAGAACATGCTCCAAAACTCGCTCTACGTCAACATCTTGCTCACGGGCATCGTGGCCCAGCTGGCCTGCTATCCTCAGCCCCTCCTACGCTCCTTCCTGCTCAACACCAACATGGTCTTCCAGCCCAGCGTCAAGTCACTCATCCAG GTTCTAGGTTCTGTGAAGAACCGCATCGAAGCGTTTGCAGCCTCCCATGAGGACTTCCCAGCCATGCTGAAGAAAGCCCAGCAGTACCTGGTGGCCCGAGGCAAAGTGGACTGGACTGACTCGCCTGCGGCAGTTCCTCCCCTGCGGCGCTCTGATTCACTCG TCAAGAGTCGTAAGCCATCTCTCGGAGACCTGATTCTTCGTCACACCAACAGCCCGACCCGGGCTCGACACGCCGCACAGCTTGCCCTCGCACATGTACGGGATGGCGGCCAATCACTGCACAGCGCTCTGTTCCGGGGCGGCGGGGGCGGAGGGGCCTCCGGACTGGAGAAGCAAGCCGAGGCACTGAGAGTGAAGAACGCCGTGTACTGTGCCGTCATCTTCTGTGAGTTCCTCAAGGAGCTGGCTGCCCTGGCTCAAGAGCACGCCGTCACTCTGCCTTTCCCCCACAGCCAGGGGGCAGAGGAgtag